In Bradysia coprophila strain Holo2 unplaced genomic scaffold, BU_Bcop_v1 contig_358, whole genome shotgun sequence, one DNA window encodes the following:
- the LOC119081357 gene encoding estradiol 17-beta-dehydrogenase 8-like, whose amino-acid sequence MSLVGKLAVISGAGSGIGRATCNIFVREGATIIAVDRNGASAAATIKSLDSNSHMSIEMDVSSSDSVQTALNEMISKYKKPPSIVVNSAGITKDNFLLKMSEQDFDDVISVNLKGTFLVMKSFAQAMIDHNVGAGSIVNLASIVGKTGNIGQSNYASSKAGVESMTRVASKEFGKFNIRVNAILPGFIKSPMTDKIPDNIKEKFVQLTAMKRFGQPEEVAEVISFLASDRSSFVNGTSIEVTGG is encoded by the exons atgagttTAGTAGGAAAACTTGCTGTGATTTCGG GAGCTGGAAGTGGAATAGGAAGGGCAACTTGTAACATTTTCGTTCGTGAAGGTGCCACGATAATTGCTGTTGATAGAAATGGTGCATCCGCTGCGGCAACGATTAAATCTTTAGATAGTAATT CCCACATGTCTATCGAAATGGATGTATCGTCGTCAGACAGTGTTCAGACAGCTCTCAACGAAATGATATCCAAATACAAGAAACCTCCATCGATAGTAGTTAATTCAGCTGGAATAACGAAAGATAATTTCTTATTGAAAATGAGCGAGCAAGATTTTGACGATGTCATCAGTGTTAATCTGAAG GGTACGTTTTTGGTCATGAAAAGTTTCGCCCAAGCGATGATTGATCATAATGTTGGTGCAGGCTCAATCGTTAATTTAGCTAGTATCGTTGGCAAGACAGGCAATATTGGTCAGTCGAACTATGCTAGCAGTAAAGCGGGAGTGGAAAGCATGACCCGAGTTGCATCGAAAgaatttggtaaatttaatATTCGAGTGAACGCGATCCTGCCTGGATTTATAAAGTCTCCGATGACCGATAAAATTCCAGACAacataaaagaaaagtttgttCAACTTACTGCCATGAAACGATTTGGGCAACCAGAAG AGGTCGCAGAAGTTATTTCATTCCTTGCTTCTGATCgcagttcttttgtaaatgGAACTTCGATTGAAGTGACTGGTGGATAA